One Pseudoalteromonas sp. UG3-2 DNA window includes the following coding sequences:
- the nadE gene encoding ammonia-dependent NAD(+) synthetase has product MREAIMAEMKVQPVIDPEFEVKRRVAFIKSRLQGAGCFSLVLGISGGVDSSTCGRLCQLAVDELNLEQGANTYQFIAMRLPYGTQADEDEAQLALDFIQPSRRLSVNIKPAADAMHEQALSAMTGSGTSLPAQSSIDFVKGNVKARQRMVAQYEIAGLTQGLVVGTDHSAENITGFYTKFGDGACDLAPLFGLSKRQVRALAAHLGAPELLVKKTPTADLECDRPGLADEEALGLSYDNIDDFLEGKPVSDAVSDKLIAIYQRTQHKRQAIPTVYDDE; this is encoded by the coding sequence CCTGTAATCGACCCAGAATTTGAAGTGAAAAGGCGTGTGGCTTTTATCAAATCCCGCTTACAAGGGGCAGGTTGCTTTTCGTTGGTGCTGGGGATCAGTGGCGGTGTTGACTCTTCAACCTGTGGTCGCTTGTGCCAGCTGGCGGTGGATGAACTTAACTTAGAGCAAGGCGCAAACACCTACCAGTTTATTGCGATGCGCCTTCCTTACGGTACGCAAGCCGATGAAGATGAAGCACAACTGGCACTGGACTTTATTCAACCGAGTAGGCGCCTGAGTGTCAACATCAAGCCGGCGGCAGACGCCATGCATGAGCAAGCGCTCAGCGCCATGACGGGCTCGGGCACCAGCTTACCGGCGCAATCAAGTATCGATTTTGTCAAAGGAAACGTTAAAGCACGTCAGCGTATGGTAGCGCAATACGAAATCGCAGGGTTGACCCAAGGGCTAGTGGTGGGCACCGACCACAGCGCAGAAAATATTACCGGCTTTTACACTAAGTTTGGCGATGGCGCCTGCGATCTTGCTCCTCTGTTTGGCTTATCAAAGCGTCAAGTTAGGGCGCTGGCTGCGCACCTAGGAGCGCCAGAACTATTGGTGAAAAAGACACCAACAGCAGACTTAGAGTGTGACCGCCCAGGACTTGCTGACGAAGAGGCGCTTGGTCTTAGCTACGATAATATTGATGACTTTCTTGAAGGTAAGCCGGTAAGCGACGCCGTCAGCGACAAACTAATTGCCATTTACCAGCGCACACAACATAAGCGTCAAGCTATTCCAACCGTGTATGACGACGAATAA